In the Diorhabda sublineata isolate icDioSubl1.1 chromosome 10, icDioSubl1.1, whole genome shotgun sequence genome, CAGTCATTGATGTGAATTCCTCCAGCCGTCATGGTTCAATGCTCGGCGTCCGTTTTTTAATAACGactaaaataatcgaaaatgcTTTTCGATACTTTcacaagaattgaaaaattaaagtCTCACTTTTAAGAACAAATCAAAAATCCCCATTGGTTGACGTTAGTCCTAATAGATCTAACCTTCCTAacatatattaaaatagaaaagattCTATTATATGACTATGACCACCGAACATACCCGATTACCTCAATCAGTTTCCGAACGTGATACTGATTACTTTCCGAACATTCACATCATGATTGAGTATCCAACCAAGACCTTGTATTCAATAAATAGATTGAATTCTATGGCGTTTGCAAATTATACGAGGTTACAAATTCAATTTATCTAGACTAACGTGTAAACAGTTGAAAAACTATTAAACTACAATCATAGAAAGTATTGTTTTCTGCTAGTAGATGGAACTACGATCTAAATTTGACAAAAGTTTCTTTCAAGTcaataacataacctcaaatttcatttacaaaaatACCCGTgttatgaattttgtttttttgataaataattcaggaaataaataaaattttcataaatagaaTCTATAAGATATATGTCGAGATAGTGGAACATCTGTACGAGAGTTTCATAGCTGTtggatatatattttgatatgtttatttttttattataaaaattttgatatttcataatGTCTgcagaaaatataattgatttgGGCAAATGTAGAATCTGTCTTCGAATGGATTGTGAAATGGACTCTTTCTTCAATGTCTACTACGAAGATTTGAGTTTAGCAAAAGTTTTCAGGAATATAACTTCGTTTGatgtaaatatgttttttaatagATTTGTTTAGAATAAATGTTTGTTGTACTTTTTCTTTACAGGTTGAAGAGGATGATCGTTTGCCAAAAAACATTTGTATATCCTGTAGATcaactataattaatttcaataacttgATATCAATATTTCAAGATACCGAAGTCTATCTCAAAAACCAGTTATGTAAACAGGAATTGCTTGAAGATGTTTTTACAGAGGAAATAATTTTAGAAGAAACAGAATGTGATGAAGCTGAGGAGGATCATAAAAACTTTAATTATGAAACTGGCAATAAAATACAACAAGATTTCACGCAATTAAGCAATGTGAATGGTGAATACGATTATAAATGTGATTATATCAGTGAACTTAGTGAATTTTGTCCAAAAGAAGATGTGAACCATTCTGATCCTAAGGATAAGTCGAATAATAAGATTTCTGAGGTAAAAAATACCCTCGAGAAACTTTCAGCTAACGGTGAATTCAGATATGTAAATGCTGTCAAATACATATGTGAATGTGGTGAttcttttctatataaaatgGGATTTCGCCACCATAAGCAATACAGGCATAATGTTATATTAGATGAAGACGATTTTCAGAAATACTCTGAGGCAATTCAGTTGACAATCCCAACAGGTTATTCCAACCCTATTGAATATGTTTCTCCCAGACAGTTGCTGAAAAGAAACAAGTTGGTTTGCAGAATATGTTCAACTAAATTCGAAACTAAGGAAGAAGTTAAAATACACGAAGAAATTCATAAAACTCATATATGTGATAAATGTGGAGCAGCATTCTTAAAGAAGAGTTATCTACAAGATCATCAACTTATGCATTCAGAAGAAAGGCGTTATGGTTGTAAAGTGTGTGGAAAAGCATTCAAACACCGACACACTTTAAGTGTACATAAAAAGACTCACGAAGACGTTAGAGGGTTCATTTGTGAAGTCTGTGGTGACAGTTTTAGAGCGAGAGCAACCCTTCATACTCATACTCTCCTTAAACATAGCGACATTAAAAATTTCCCTTGTCCTAGTTGTAATTTACGTTTCAATTTGAAATCGTCCCGAGATAAACATTTTGTGAGGAAACATACGTTCAACAgggaaaaaagttttgtttgtaGTAAATGTGGGGCTGcctatttgaataaaacaacaTTAACTCGGCATATTTCAGATAAACATTTAGGGCAAGCGAAATATTATCATTGCAcaatatgtgaaaataaaatgtacgtTATGAAGAAGGGATTAAGGACTCATATGATGAAAAAACATGGTATATTTGATGTATAACGACTGTATTTGTTAatttaataagtattttttactACGTGttactaattattaaaaaaaattcttactGGATTAAAATTATACTCTtgaatttccattaatttttctaatttcgtGAGAAAATCGGGTGTTTCATATATACTTACACTTAAATTAGAGGTCAATCAAGTATTACATAAAGcaatttttgaagattttttaacCCCTCGCCTCACGACGTAACGCACCGAAGTGACGATTTTTACCTACAATTATGTTGACTAAAACTCCTGAAAGTtgctataaaatttttcttattattttgaaagagtgcggtaataataaataaaacaagaggTTTCTAGTTTCCAATATttacgtatattttttttatatatattgttatttaataacaaacaaTCACATATGatgtcataaaaaatttgtttaactttaaaatatggtaaaatgaCCTCAAAGtcttaataaacttttattacaaATCCTACATTAAGTTGTGCCAGTATCCTGACGTAGTTTTCCCTGTGACGCGAGCGCTATCTAGTGGTGAGATACGACAACTGGGCGTCGTCCATATTGTTAATGTGCTTATCGTAAACAAACCAGGGTGATTCCGCTACCATTACCTAGCACAAATTAAAAGCGCTCCGAAACATAGAGTGCGCTCTACAACGTGTTGAGTTTGTAGCGTATGTGTAACCGAACGAGTCATGCGAGTTGCCTTTATTGCCCCCTGTAAAGCGAGCGCTATCTAGTGGTCAGATACGTCAGCTGGGCGTTGGTCATATTGTTGATGTGTTTATCTTGAACAAACCAGGGTGATTCCGCTACCGTTACCTTGCACTAATTAAAAACACTCCGAAACATGGCTTCTGGGCTTGTTGAGTTTGTAGAGTATGTGTCACCGAACGATTTTTAGGGTTCACGAGTCATGCGGATCGCATTTTTTTGCCCTGTTACGCGAGCTCTATCTAGCGGTCAGATACAACAACTGAGCGTCGGCCATATTGTTGATGCAgggtatgtataaaaaatatttcttagtaTTCTCTGTTGTGCCagctaaaatttttttaccttGTCCTTACGTCTAGGTTACACTTATATACCATTTATTCCAGGGTAggtttaaaaacttttcataatatattcTGTTGTGCTATCTAAAATTTTTGCACGTTAGTAGATTTcctcttatttttataaaactttaaaaCGGTGGTAAGCAGTTGCACGATCAAAGCATAAAATTAGAGAATTTTGGCTCAC is a window encoding:
- the LOC130449356 gene encoding zinc finger protein 888-like, whose translation is MSAENIIDLGKCRICLRMDCEMDSFFNVYYEDLSLAKVFRNITSFDVEEDDRLPKNICISCRSTIINFNNLISIFQDTEVYLKNQLCKQELLEDVFTEEIILEETECDEAEEDHKNFNYETGNKIQQDFTQLSNVNGEYDYKCDYISELSEFCPKEDVNHSDPKDKSNNKISEVKNTLEKLSANGEFRYVNAVKYICECGDSFLYKMGFRHHKQYRHNVILDEDDFQKYSEAIQLTIPTGYSNPIEYVSPRQLLKRNKLVCRICSTKFETKEEVKIHEEIHKTHICDKCGAAFLKKSYLQDHQLMHSEERRYGCKVCGKAFKHRHTLSVHKKTHEDVRGFICEVCGDSFRARATLHTHTLLKHSDIKNFPCPSCNLRFNLKSSRDKHFVRKHTFNREKSFVCSKCGAAYLNKTTLTRHISDKHLGQAKYYHCTICENKMYVMKKGLRTHMMKKHGIFDV